cagTATAGTAGAGGCTTGCTTTCTTAACAGTTTTACTATTTTTCCAGTGCACCACGAGAAAAATCTCAGAAAGCTATTCAGGATGAAATTCGATCTGTTATCAGACAAATAACTGCCACAGTAACTTTTCTGCCACTCTTGGAAACTGCCTGTGAGTATTCTTAACTTCACTGAAGAAATCAAACACTTTTTTTGGAAAACCTCAACAACTTTGccactttagaaaatattttctgccaaTTTTCTGAGGCTTTTTAATTATTACATGTCATATACCATCACATTTCTGAGATGGCATTTTGTTAGACTGAGATCAGGACAGAACTCGGGGTCACCTAACTAATTTGATGAAACTAGTATGTATCCTCTGCGGAATGCTAAGTtttcataaataataaattattttgtgacTGTAGCTGTGGACAGGCTTGTATAAATAACCATTGAATTCATATGAAATGTTACATAGAGCTCAGCTCCAcggtattttaacattttttaaaaaaaaattcacatcacTTGTGTGAGAAAACTAAACAGGCTACACGTGAATATAACCAGgactttgttttcatgttttaactATTTCTTTTCACATAACTAGTATCAGTGTAATTTCTGAGAACCTTGGTACACATCTCAAGTTCTAGAAGATGCACTTTAACTTCAAACATGCCATCTTCTTATGCGTGCATTACTGCTAATTCGTTTCCACTTGCCTACAGGTGCCTTTGACTTGCTGATATACACAGATAAAGATTTGGCAGTGCCAGAAAAGTGGGAAGAGTCAGGACCACAATTCGTAGCCAATTCGGAAGAGGTTCGTCTTCGTTCCTTCACTACTACAATCCACAAAGTAAATAGTATGGTGGCTTACAAGAAGGATTCCTTTCCCTAAGCCATGGGGGTTTTGTATATATCCTGTCACCTTGTATAGTTTCTGTTCATAGTGCAGCTAAGTCATGAACACATCACTACTGTTGCTCTTGCTGAAGTATACAGAAAAAAGGCAACATTTGTCTGTGATAATGTGGTGGAACACTAGACTAAGCTGGTATTGGTTTTTAAGAGGTCTAAATAAGTATTCATGATGGTAGTTAAAGTCTTAACTGTATGAGCCTAACTAATGGTGTGTTAAAACTACTGCATTCACTAGAAAAACTGCCTAAATCTAGGATTAATTGCTAGAATTGTGTTCAGATCCTGTAATTTAGTATTTTAAGATTATTATAAACTGCGTTCTATTAGCGGGCTTAAGTTCTCTCTGGCGCTAAAAAAGTCTCCTGACATGCCAGTTCTTTATGTTAAAAGCCTGGGCTGTTTTATTACCAGAAACAATCCTAAACTGAATCAACAGAACAATTCTGAAGTTACTTGTacctcttttaaaatgaaagcagctgTTTATCAAGAAAATCTTAAATATATGAAGCCTTGTATATTAACGACTGCTGGACTCTAGTTCTGGGCATGGTGGTGTTCTAAGCCTGTGTATGTCTCTAGTGTCTGTCAAGCATTTTCTATGTTTGTATTCTTGTTTTACAGAATAAAGCTTGAAACTGTATAGTGTTCTCTAACTCAGAGTCTGTAGTACTTGGTATTTTAGATGGTTTTATGAATAACTGTCATAACCTAAAGGCATCGTACTTATATTGTTACTTCAGCTGTTTCCTCTGAGTCTCAAAACAAGCGGGGTCAATATGAAATCCATTCACGGATTGATTGATTGCCCTCACTTAAGTCTTCAAATAACAGTATAAATAGTCACAGTGACCTAATGATTAAGCACAGCGCCTTCCACATTTGTTAAATAGCATAGGACTCCTGCATTCTTCACACATTTTTGTACTGGAAGAAATTAGGGATTTAAAACTCTTTTAAGTGTTAATAGAACTTTCAGGCTCTTCCATGGTTCTGTTCAGTTCCTTCGCCAAATTCACTTCAGGCAGAATATTTAACTTTTCTCACTCTTCTAGTGTTGTATACAACTCCTCCTGTTTTAACAGTGTAACttcaaaagtttatttaaaaaacattgatTACACATACTCCACCACTGTACTACAAGTTTCTGGGCTTTCCTGCCAGGAAATAGTTCTCTCCAGCAGTCCCAATCTAGCAGAATTGAAAAGGCAGCCTGTTCTAAATCAGTAGCACAAAATCAcggcttttcaaaataaatacaatctAGGTACTTCAAGAAATGTTACATTATTCACTGCTAGGGCTTGTGCTGTGGTAACAGAGGAATACCTagtgttttcttctgcctgtcaGCAACATTCTTAAACAGGTGACTGCACTACCCCTTTATACCTAGAAGGAGGTGCACTTCAGGGAGTGCAGCTTCAAGCACTGCCCCTGGGGAGGACTGGATCAAAGCAGTGAGTGCAAGTCAACTGTAACAGAAATTTAAATCAGGAACTGCCAACCACTGCTTTATACCCAAGATGAGATCAGGTGACTGGTACAGAGCCAGCAGTAAcgaatataaaaaaacccccttgtTTTAACAGAGATGCAGAAGTGAGATTGCTCCGGGAAGTTCAAGTCACTTCCTTATACCAAATACAATTTATCTTCTTCTTTAAGGACCAGCCCGAAGTCCATCTTCACCATcatctgtgtattttttccttttttatagaGGCACCAACAGTCGAGAGAGATAGTGTATCATTGCATAGAGATGTCCATGAAAACTACATGCGAAAAGGAACAGGTTATAAATCCTGAAGTTTTCACAAAGACCctgaagaacaggaaagaaagaaaaaaaaagtcaattaacGCAATCTCCCAGAAGTCAAGCCTTTACGGAGGTGTCCAATAGGATTTACTGATACCTAATGGGACCCACGCTCTTCAATAGTTTCCCCTACCTTGAGGGTCACTTCTGTACAGTGAAGAATCAAAAACAAAGGAGCCCCCCTCATCTCCGATGGCAGTATAGTTATTCTTAGGAAACCAGACAAAGGATAAAATTTAGAAGTTACACAACAGACATTCCTCACCTGACTAGTTCAGCTGACGTATAAGCTGGTTGATTGCTTCACCTCTGCAGCCAGGCTTACCCATTTCCTTGAGGAAACCCACTTTGTTACGTGAAGCATGGCGAGCCACTGACAGATGGAATGGCCAGAGGAAGTTTGTGACTTTTTTGAAATACTTCCCAGCTGAGTAGATTTCATGAATAAGGTCTTCCAGGCAAATAATACCACAGACCCCTGCAAggataattaataataataaaaaaaaaaaatattaaaaacccccaacaaaacaacaaaaagcccccCACAAACGACATATACACGAGATGCCCAATTGTACCATCTTTCCTCACGCTACTCCAGAATTGCCAGTCCTCCATATACAAATCTTGCAAGATTTTTCTCCCTTGCCTCCCTCTTAGGTCAGCTTGCAAACTCTCAACATCCGCCTCTTCCCTTGATTCACTTCATtttctcatcctcttcctcacctAAATGTTCCTCTATCAGCATATTGTCTGTCAGAGGCACCCTCTTTTTCTTGATCTTGGCTTGGCCCCGTTTCAGGATGAGCTCTCGTACAGATTTCAGGTTAGGGTGTCTGtgcaaaaacaaaaatcagattcTGTAACGGAGAGACATGATACAGTGGGAAGTCCCATCCTACTTCTTTCTATAGAGGTAGGAAAGTAACCAAGTTGTGTTTACAACGATGAGAAAAGGGACAATAACACGGTTTAGATATAAAGTTGACAAAGTTTTGACCATTACTGGTCAAAATGGATTGTGATACCAGACGGAGAAGCAAAAAGCTACGATATTTACATACAAACTAGTATCAAGTGACGGGACTGGTACTTACCCCCACGCCACGTAAGGTTCCACAATCCGCAGCATCTTCAGCGATAAAGGAGTCAGTTTAACAAATGTTCCAGTGAAATTTTTTCTCAGCCGCAGCAACTCAATCACTCTTTTTACCCTCCTACTCACTCCGTTAAtactgaatcagaaaaaaaaaaatactattagtAACCACATTTCTCTAATAAGGCAACAAAAGGTCCCAGATTACCTGCAAGGAGACATGTCTGGGTTGATCACCCTTCCTTTGCTTAGGAATGATATGACAGCTACAAATAGTAGCAATAATAAAGGTAAGGAGTAACAAGTGTTTCTTACTCTACAATCCGCACAACAAAGGCTAGTTTGTGCTCCTGAGGTACAGCCGTCTGTCCAGGTCTCTGCTCCATGCGCCTCAGCCTGATGTCATCTCGCTGTTTGCGCCATGAATCTCGAACAAAAGCCTCAAGGCGTTTAAACTGGATTTGTTTCCCCTTCTGGTGCTAAAGACAAAAGGATAAGAAATTATCACCCTTCCCAACAGCCTTAGAGGTTTGCATCTCAAAGGCCAAATAAAATTCAGGACCTGATGGATTACACTCTTTCAGTTTTGGAGgtagcaagaaaataaatttgataaTCTAAGCCCAAGGCAGACAGAACTGAGGGACAACATATGAATTTACAAGCAGGTAGCTATAATTTATGAGCAGCAAACAAAGAGgtcttccccagaaaaaaaataagttaggaaaaacagagcaagacCCAGGATACTTCTAGGCATAGGAGAAATCAAATGGAAGCATTTGCAGCCGCAAACAGACAGATCTTcacaactacatacacagctCAGCCAATCACTGGGAAAGCCAGAAACAACATATGTATCTGGGTAAAACACATGCTACTGCAATACCCTAGTGTGACTCAAAATTACCATCCAACAGAAAATAACTGGCTTTGAAGTCCTTTTCTATAAAGGCACACACGCAAAACAATTCCAAGCAGTCAAACAGCTATTAAGTGTTACTAATTTAAACACAGAACATCCAgctcacttggaaaaaaaaccccaatttttcagaattatgggaaaatgtaaagcttttttaaaattaaaaagatgtttaaatgCCTATCCTTAGCTCAGGAACAAGTCCATCCACCTACATCGTAATGCTTTCTCATATGAATAGGAGCTGAATATGCATGGCAATTACCCCATAATATTCTAGATACACTACTGGCTAAATTATTAGaccattttaaattaaagaatcTAATGTTatatgttttctgttctctttcaccTTATAAATCACCCATGAAATTGGTCTGAATTTTCAAAGCAGGTAGACCTAATCAAAATCTCATCACTAGGGTCATTTTTCTAATGAGAATCTTAGGAAGTGGCTATTTAACATTATTGCTTATGTGTCCACTTCCACCTTAGAAATACAGCAAGCCATtgatgtatttaaaaacataaacacaGCATCTAATAAAAATGACAGGAGTTTTGCACATAATCCCACCAACTCCAGAGAAAGAGATTCACTGGGAAAGCTTTAAGCCAATTCCAAGACAGGCACCTGTCACATTAGCTGAGATACAGCAGAACGGGtctgaaattctgaaatagaAAGGTTCGCTGTGCTCTGCCAGCCTGGAAACCACACATTGTGCACAGGGAGGCTCTGCATTAGCAACACGTGCCACCCTACACGCTGAAAAGGCTTCACGATGACCTGTCTATGCTCTACAGATTTATCTAGCTAATGATAGATAGCTAACTCTAAACGTGCTCTCAGAAAAGCACACCGTCTCCACGAAGGTTTACAATGCAAAGGTGAACTGGTTTCAGACAGTGTAGTCCCACGGTAGCACAAACGACTCAGCAGCATTACATTTTACCACGTGCGGCTATTCACACACACGCCCTGGTAATCACTGAGCTAAGAGCAACAACTCACAGTCTTCAACAAATTGACGTTTCAGTATAACAAGCCACAAAGTTTTGTCCTCTTTACAGGGCTCAGAGACACATGGGGAAGATGCTCGGCAACTGAAGAGATAAACTCGAGCCTCCCCTCAGACATAACCCAGGGGATCATCACAGTATCAATACAGAGTCTCAGCAACTAGCCGACTCCCTCCTTTGCCCACCCGCAGCGCTCCGGCATCCCCCCTCGCGGAGGAAGCTGATCACTCAGATCATTCGTACGGTTGCACGGAATTACGATTCCCTCCTCCGAAACACAAGTACGGACAGCTGCAACAGCACTGCAGATCCACCCCGGGCTTCACCGCCTTACAACCAGGCTCTCCCAGCCGGCCGCCAGCCGCAGACTACCGGACGACGCCAACTCCTCCGCCCCGTCACCTCCCGGCTGCACCCCCGGGCCGGGGACCGCCGTCCCGGGGATCCCCCCGCGGCCAGCCCCTACCTTCCGTTTGTTGAGGAGCGCCTGCTTGGCCTGGGTGGCCTTGATGGCCTGGTAGGCCTTCCTCTTCTTCAGCAAGTTCTCCGGCACCAGCGGGATCCGCCGCCTCGGCCTGCAGGGCGGGAGAAGCCGGTCACATCCAGCAGCACCGCGCCCCGACCCCCCGGGACTCCCCCGCCGCCAACCCCAGCCCCGCGACCGCGCAGTCCCCGCGGATGGCGGCAGATATCCGACCCGCCGCTCCGCCACACTCACTCCTCCTCCGCCATCtcgccgggggtgccgctgccgcgcatgcgcgggggcgggggagcgggagTGGACGCGTTATGGCCGCCCGGTCTGGCTCCCCGCAGCTCCTCTTCGTCTTTTACCGTCCTTCGCCAGTGAACCTGAAGCGCCCGGAGGCGTTTGCCCGGGGAGGGGAAGGACGACGCTTTGTTGTCCAGGCCATGGTCTGTCTGCGGGAAGGGGTACTGACGAGATGGCGGTTCTGTGAAAGCCTAAAGATTAACAGTGAAGCCTGGAAAGCAAGCCCGCACCCCCAGCAGGGACTGCTTTGAAACCGGGTGCCTTCTCCGCCTCGCTTCAAAGCTCCCAAAGAGTGCCGGAggggaaaaataactttaaaaaaaaaaaaagcaaaggcgGTGTCCTTAAGTCCCCTCAGCTCTTCCGGCCCGTGCGGCAGCCTCTGCCCGCGCCGCGGTGACGAGCGGAGGcacccggcggcggcggggaggccggcGCCTGGCGGTGGTGGGAGCTCCCCGCTCCCGTACACCTCGCTGATCCCGGGCAGAAACATAGGCCACTGCGGAGCGGAGACAgctgccggggcggccgggccggaggTTTTGCCTCAGGCTCAGACCTGCCACGGTTTTGTGGGAGAGCAGGACGGTAGCCGCGTTTGACAACACTGCAGGGCTTAAGcaccttccctctctgctgctccacaCCACTTAAAAGATACCAAGGCCAGCGTTATCCCTGTTGTGAGCGCCGCAGAACGGAAATAACCAGCTTGCAGGGCTGTGGCCCCTGGATCTAACTGCTGCCTCTGGCAGCTTGTGCGGCCATGTCCAGAAGACACTCTCGGGCTGTGATGTGTCCCTCTCCCCAACTCTCCTGGTGTGAGAGAGACATCTCACCACGCCAGAGGCCTGCGATGGAGAAAAAGCCTTTCAGAAAGAGCTTGTCTTTCAGCCCCTCGCCTGAATGCCCTGGGGAGCTTCACCAGGAGGAACAGgccattttctctccctccctggtGGCTTCCAAGTGCAGCGGTCCTGCCCCCAAAACAGCAGGTCCAGCCTGAAGGACCAAATAGACCCAAGCGAGGACTCGTGGGCCACACAGCGCACCTGAAGTGTAGGCGGGCAGCTGGTCACAGCCACTGTTGAGGAAAGGATCTCAAACGTGGCCAGGGTCCTGTAAAGCGGGAAGAGAGACGACCTCGCCTCTCGGGCAGCAGGGGCGGTGTGAGGAGGACACATCATgtccagctgtgctgcagagcgGGGTGGTTATGGAGCAAGGGACTGGGGAGCGGGAGTTGCCACGCAGAACTGTAGGCCCAAGAGGTTGCAGAGGTGGGACAAGGCACAGAGCTGGCCCTACTTTTTACACCTTCACATCACCTTTGCTGATACTTCACATGAATGTTGTGCAAGAGAAAAAGATTATAAGAGGAACATTATTCCTTATACCTGCCAGATCTGCTAACACCTCTACCATTTTACACTGCTATTTGAGTTGGTCCCTTACGTGTTTTTTTATATCAAATCAATGTGACTTTGACCAAAAAATGTATGTCTCAAGAGACGAGACACAGCAGCATCTTGAAGAGGCACTCAGAAGCCATGCAAACACAGAAGCCACTTTGCCTTTTGACATCCCCTACCACTCACTTGGGACATTAAAGAGTATCTGTCCCTGACTGCATGTAATAAGCCTGAATGCTAGATTAGGCTATACCAATAGCCTAAATGTTGGTCAACATCATTTCACATTTGGGAAAGGTTTGGGAATCCCACTGTGGAGTCGTTGGTTGGTTATCTCCGGTGCCGACAGGCAGCAGTGTTGCGTTTCCTTCACAGAGCTCCTGCGAAGCATAGCAGCGTGGCAAAACTAGAGAGGGCCAGCGTGGTCCCTTCGTAGGTCTGTCACAGCAGAAGGAACTGTGGTGGAACCTACCTTCGTAGGTCTGTCACAGCAGAAGGAACCAGGGTGGTGGGGTGCTGCAGCCAGTATCCCCCCAACCAGTGCCATCACCCATGGCCCAGCCATGAAAGGGGCTCCTGCCAGAGACAGTGAGTGTGGGGTTGCGGCAGGAGTGGGCGGCACATGGGTAACCAGGGGGGATAAATCAGCTCACGAGATTTGGAAATAAatgtcatcttcctcttctgtgggGTCCCGCACTGAGCTTTATTGTACTGATGTTGTGGAGCTTGCTCGGGCCAGCtgttgcagaggagctggtgtCTCCATCCCCAGGGACATTCACAACCAGCTGCAGCACCTGCACGGGGGCAGTGCAGGTACACAAACATCCTCCATGCCCTACACGCATCAAATGAGAGCAACTGTGTCCTGCCAGTCCCAGGTTACGGTGACATTTACATGACACATGGAGCCAAAGCTTTGAAGAGGAAATAGCACAAACACAAGGAAAACCCATCCAGAGAAAACAGAGGTTGCTGATACAACATATCCAAAAGCTCTTTGAGTATTTGCAGCACAAGTGTCTTTCTGGGTAATACTCCCAACATATACTAtaaaaagcagtgaagaaaaggaaggaggaaggaaccAGAGCCATAACCTGAAAGCCTCAGGGATTTCATCACTATGCTTACTGGATCACATAGTTGGGGCGGCTTGTGATAAAATCTGTGGTGAGAGCAACTCTTAGAAAATATGAAAGGACTATTGCCTTGGACCTGTAGGAGCTTTTGAAATTATAGAAACACAGTCAGGATTTATGTCTAGCATAGCTGGATTTCAGGCTGGAGCCAAGGACCCGACCTAAGGAGATGGGGGCGAAGCAAGCCTGGGACAGCATCCAGAGCAGTGCAAGTCTCATCAGCCCAGGGTAAGGAGCCCAGGGAGAGCAATACTAAGGAGAGCAGCCTGATTCAGCTACTTACGCTGCACTGAACATCCTCAGCTGAATGACAAAAAGCATAGCTGGCAAACGTGGGACCAAAACTACAGCAatgctttcatgtttttttcaaattcctATTCGAGAGAAGGGGAAATTGGGACAAGTGGTTTGGACAGCGCTCTCACCTGTAGATGGTGCCATAGCCTCACACTAAGGAGATGTTGTTGCGTCTGATGAGGTTGTATTCATGTTCTGCTGTCTCCTCTTTGCCATGGAGGATAGAAGAGGGATGTGTGCCTCTACAGTGGACTTGTTACCTTCATTGCATCTGTAATCAATTTGATTTATACCAACCATAGTTTCCTCTTCAACTTAGCAGTTGAGAGCTTGAGCCTTTCACTAGAAAGCTCAGTGATGTCAAGATTTAACTGCTCACCTCAATGAAGCCGCAAACCTTTACGACACTGTAAATTAGGCCACTTCTATTTTGACACCTAATACTTGAATATCTGTATTTAGAAACGTGATCCCACATTCCAGTACCTGCTCAGGCATATGCTCTGCAAAGAGCATACCCCTTGGTGAGCAAACCCAGCTTCTTATCAACTATTCTCTGATGCAACCTTTCGGATTATGAGACAGAAAGCAACGAGCTTATGAAATAAATCATATGAAACTTTCACTGAAGAAACTAGAAGCAAATCCCTAACTACATAAATTTCACTCTGACATCAGGGTAAGCTGCTCCACATAAAAATAGTTGAAATCTCTGGTAGTTCACGACAGAAAATGTGGCCCATTTAAATCTACAAATGAGTGTGGTTTGTttaacagagggaaatgcaaacgGGATCTTGGGTATTTATTAATTTCCTTACCATTATTAATGGTAAGGAAACaataagtaagtaaatatttCAAGCGCTGTTGCTATGAAATGTCACACAGCATAGCAGCATACGTAGGCTGACTTGTTAAACTTTAACTAATAGTTATATTATATTAATGAATGATTACTCAAATGCCCTTGTTTGCAGGgttactaaagaaaaatattcccacTTTCCTAGACAGCAAGCTGTTGTAAACTGACCTTCAGCGCTCTGAACTCctactctctccttttttcttgacAAGGCCTTACATTTTCTCAGATTTCCATGAACTGTTACAGACAAATCCAATGACTGCGCACTTACGATAGTCACCATCCGTCAGTGATGGATTAAACAATTTCTCCCGGTTTATAGGTCATTCAGAATGGTAggtaaaatccttttaaaaaaactgGATATCTAGTCATGCCCCTTTCAGTCATTGCCATTCAATGACTTCACAAACCAGCTTCTGGCTTCCCATCAGTATTTTTGACGAAGCTCCATTGTGAGTGCATTTTTCTCCATTCTTCACCAGCGCATCTCAGGTAAGGCTCAGAACCCAcccaaggaaattatttttgcaaacaaGGTTTTATATAATTCGAAAAGGCCTGTTGGTTTGAGGAGGGTgagaagggaaagcagagatCACCTTTAAGGACCAAAGTTGAATGTGTTGTATCAGAAGTAAGTAATCCATaaagcaaaccagaaaaacatGTATCTTTTCATCAGCACAATAGAatatagccttttttttcctgtactgcaTGGAGgctttttgcatttcatttcaaaatacaaaaaaaaaatcagaatatattttttagcAAAGCATGTTACCTTTTGATACTAGCtgcagcagggtttttttatgctgttttgaGGAGATGGTGTTTGAAAGGTTGAATAGAGACATCAAAATCCAAAAGCTGCAGATAACTTTCTAGAATGGGCAGGTTTTTTCTCCACCCTAGAagggaagaattttaaaaagtatctctCAGAAAGCTAGGTCCTGCTTTGTCTGAGCTGCTTGCCTTtataaataaaacttgaaatattttacagatgaCAAAGTGACCCTGCTGTAATCACACCGGTCCATATTGgagtgctgctgcagcacactCACAAATCACTGCCACAATTTCTTGGCTTGAAACTCTTCACAGTGCATCTGCAATACCATTGGGTCCTGCAGAGCTAGCCAAAAGCAGGTCCCTTATTATGCTTGGGACTTCGTTAGAACATTAGCGTACATGAAAACCAACAAAGACAGATCTCCTCCCTTTTGTTCCCCTGCAGGCCTTACGTGACTCATGTTCTCTAGCGTTATGTCTTGCCAGCTTTCATTTTATTGTGATACTTTAGACTGGTATTTTGTGTCACGCAttctaatgtttatttttattaccttATTCACAGATACAAATGCAAAGACATTAGAAAATATGCAAATAGCAAACTCATGCTGATGGGTGTGGATCTCACAAAAGGAGATGCTGTTGCTTTGTTTCATTGTTACATGGGTGTAGTCCTCTTTGACTAAGTGACCACAGCTCTTGTTTGGATTAAGCATTTAAGGCTATTTTCTCACTGTGGAGAGGAGTAGGAATAAATAGCGTGGACTTTAGCCAGAGCTTAAATCTTCATTTTTGTTATGCCAAAGGCCTAGCTTTCTGAAAGCGTCTGAATGTCCCTCTCTTTCCATCAGCTGAGACGTTTGTTATTTGGTGTACAGACCGTTGGTTTTGGATGCATTGTTTTTGATGGTGAACTGTACACGGATGC
This region of Aptenodytes patagonicus chromosome 4, bAptPat1.pri.cur, whole genome shotgun sequence genomic DNA includes:
- the RPL7L1 gene encoding ribosomal protein uL30-like yields the protein MSLFNLSNTISSKQHKKTLLQLVSKEPPSRQYPFPQTDHGLDNKASSFPSPGKRLRALQVHWRRTVKDEEELRGARPGGHNASTPAPPPPRMRGSGTPGEMAEEEPRRRIPLVPENLLKKRKAYQAIKATQAKQALLNKRKHQKGKQIQFKRLEAFVRDSWRKQRDDIRLRRMEQRPGQTAVPQEHKLAFVVRIVDINGVSRRVKRVIELLRLRKNFTGTFVKLTPLSLKMLRIVEPYVAWGHPNLKSVRELILKRGQAKIKKKRVPLTDNMLIEEHLGVCGIICLEDLIHEIYSAGKYFKKVTNFLWPFHLSVARHASRNKVGFLKEMGKPGCRGEAINQLIRQLN